The following are from one region of the Streptomyces tuirus genome:
- the serB gene encoding phosphoserine phosphatase SerB, with product MSASQTSSSDVPADVPTLLVKIFGKDRPGITAGLFDTLAAYSVDVVDIEQVVTRGRMVLCALVTEPPPGLEGDLRSTVHSWAESMKMQAEIISGLGDNRPRGLGRSLVTVLGHPLTAEATAAIAARITKTGGNIDRIFRLAKYPVTAVEFAVSGVETEPLRTALVTDAARLGIDVAVVAAGLYRRAQRLVVMDVDSTLIQDEVIELFAAHAGCEDKVAEVTAAAMRGELDFEQSLHARVALLEGLDASVVDKVRSEVRLTPGARTLIRTLKRLGYQVGVVSGGFTQVTDDLKERLGLDFAHANTLEIVDGRLTGKVTGEIVDRAGKARLLRRFAAEAGVPLSQTVAIGDGANDLDMLNAAGLGVAFNAKPVVREAAHAAVNFPFLDTVLYLLGVTREEVEAADTLDID from the coding sequence ATGAGCGCTTCGCAGACCTCGTCTTCCGACGTCCCTGCCGACGTCCCCACCCTCCTTGTGAAGATCTTCGGCAAGGACAGGCCGGGCATCACCGCCGGGCTCTTCGACACCCTCGCCGCCTACTCCGTCGACGTCGTCGACATCGAGCAGGTCGTCACCCGTGGCCGGATGGTGCTGTGCGCGCTCGTGACCGAGCCGCCTCCCGGGCTGGAGGGAGATCTGCGGTCGACGGTCCACAGCTGGGCCGAGTCGATGAAGATGCAGGCGGAGATCATCTCCGGCCTCGGCGACAACCGCCCGCGCGGGCTGGGCCGCTCCCTGGTCACCGTGCTCGGGCACCCGCTCACCGCCGAGGCGACGGCCGCGATCGCCGCCCGGATCACGAAGACCGGCGGCAACATCGACCGTATCTTCCGGCTCGCCAAGTACCCCGTGACCGCCGTGGAGTTCGCCGTCTCCGGCGTGGAGACCGAACCGCTGCGCACCGCCCTGGTGACGGACGCCGCGCGGCTCGGCATCGACGTGGCGGTGGTCGCCGCCGGCCTGTACCGGCGTGCGCAGCGCCTGGTCGTCATGGACGTCGACTCGACGCTGATCCAGGACGAGGTCATCGAGCTGTTCGCCGCGCACGCCGGCTGCGAGGACAAGGTCGCCGAGGTGACGGCGGCCGCGATGCGCGGGGAGCTGGACTTCGAGCAGTCCCTGCACGCCCGCGTGGCCCTGCTGGAGGGGCTGGACGCCTCGGTCGTGGACAAGGTGCGCAGCGAGGTGCGGCTGACGCCCGGCGCCCGCACCCTGATCCGTACGCTGAAGCGGCTCGGCTACCAAGTCGGTGTCGTCTCGGGCGGGTTCACCCAGGTCACGGACGATCTGAAGGAGCGCCTGGGGCTGGACTTCGCCCACGCCAACACCTTGGAGATCGTCGACGGCAGGCTGACGGGCAAGGTCACCGGCGAGATCGTCGACCGCGCGGGCAAGGCCCGGCTGCTGCGCCGGTTCGCCGCGGAGGCGGGGGTGCCGCTGTCGCAGACCGTGGCGATCGGTGACGGTGCCAACGACCTGGACATGCTGAACGCGGCCGGTCTGGGTGTCGCCTTCAACGCCAAGCCGGTGGTGCGCGAGGCCGCGCACGCCGCGGTGAACTTCCCCTTCCTCGACACGGTCCTGTACCTGCTGGGCGTCACGCGCGAAGAGGTCGAGGCGGCGGACACCCTCGACATCGACTGA
- a CDS encoding SixA phosphatase family protein, with translation MSVAESRTIVLFRHAKADWPQVTDHERPLADRGRMDAAEAGRRLADTGIAFDLALCSTAVRTRETWKLAVQEFPQRPKTVYEERIYEASPGELIALLNETPDEVRNILMIGHNPGIQGLAEVLAGSGEEEARERMTRRGFPAAAFAVLSFGGPWKSLEPRVAELRDYWAPAE, from the coding sequence ATGAGCGTCGCAGAATCCCGCACGATTGTCCTCTTCCGCCATGCGAAAGCCGACTGGCCACAGGTCACGGATCACGAGCGTCCGCTCGCCGACCGGGGCCGAATGGACGCGGCGGAGGCCGGGCGTAGGCTGGCCGACACCGGTATCGCCTTCGACCTGGCCCTGTGCTCCACCGCGGTCCGGACCCGGGAGACCTGGAAGCTCGCAGTCCAGGAGTTCCCGCAGCGGCCGAAAACCGTCTATGAGGAGCGGATCTACGAGGCCTCGCCGGGCGAGCTGATCGCCCTGCTCAACGAGACCCCCGACGAGGTGCGGAACATCCTCATGATCGGGCACAACCCGGGCATCCAGGGCCTCGCCGAGGTCCTGGCGGGCTCGGGCGAGGAGGAGGCCCGCGAGCGGATGACCCGCCGCGGCTTCCCGGCCGCCGCCTTCGCCGTGCTGTCGTTCGGCGGCCCGTGGAAGAGCCTGGAGCCGCGCGTGGCCGAGCTGCGGGACTACTGGGCCCCGGCCGAGTGA
- a CDS encoding SGM_5486 family transporter-associated protein: MPVLDPNPQHGQKKMLLVFGAFFAIFIVIAVIATIASP; the protein is encoded by the coding sequence ATGCCAGTGCTCGACCCGAACCCCCAGCACGGTCAGAAGAAGATGCTGCTCGTCTTCGGCGCCTTCTTCGCGATCTTCATCGTCATCGCCGTCATCGCGACCATCGCCTCCCCATGA
- a CDS encoding CynX/NimT family MFS transporter → MMGLMPSEEIRTMTPPTVRSSAAHDAGKAGGASTRAWTMRMLVLGIVLSALNLRPAITSLGALLEEVRDGLGMSGSVAGLLTSVPPLCFAVFGVMAPRLARRFGAGAVVCAGMVAIATGLLIRPYAGGTAGFLAGSALALMGIAVSNVLMPVIVKHWFPDRVGSMTGLYSMALALGTSLAAAVTVPLTDALGGSWQTGLALWAGIAVAAVLPWLPFVRGRVTPPGAGEQAADAATGGDASAGDPSARDRDEVAARTQGSTPAEHARVEVPRLRMARSRTAWALAVFFGLQATAAYITMGWMAQIFRDAGVPAGTAGLLLAVTMVMGVPLAFVIPRLATRLPHQGPIVLALGVCGLVGYAGLYLAPAAGAWAWAVLLGVANCAFPLALTMVGMRARTGPGVAQLSAFAQSTGYLISIPGPLLVGVLYQHSGGWGLPIALMSALMIPQMVVGFLAGRDRTVEDEAAR, encoded by the coding sequence ATGATGGGCCTCATGCCGAGTGAGGAAATCCGGACGATGACGCCCCCGACCGTACGCAGCTCGGCCGCGCACGACGCCGGGAAAGCCGGCGGCGCGTCCACGCGCGCGTGGACGATGCGAATGCTCGTCCTCGGGATCGTGCTGTCCGCGCTGAACCTCCGCCCCGCCATCACCAGCCTCGGCGCCCTCCTGGAGGAGGTCCGCGACGGGCTCGGCATGAGCGGCAGCGTGGCCGGGCTGCTCACCTCCGTGCCGCCGCTGTGCTTCGCCGTCTTCGGCGTCATGGCCCCGCGGCTCGCCCGCCGGTTCGGGGCCGGCGCGGTGGTGTGCGCCGGCATGGTCGCCATCGCCACCGGCCTCTTGATACGGCCGTACGCGGGCGGCACGGCCGGCTTCCTGGCGGGCAGCGCCCTGGCCCTCATGGGCATCGCGGTCAGCAACGTGCTGATGCCGGTCATCGTCAAGCACTGGTTCCCCGACCGCGTGGGGTCCATGACCGGCCTGTACTCCATGGCCCTCGCCCTCGGCACGTCCCTCGCGGCCGCGGTGACGGTCCCCCTGACCGACGCCCTCGGCGGCAGCTGGCAGACGGGCCTGGCCCTGTGGGCGGGGATCGCCGTGGCGGCCGTGCTGCCGTGGCTGCCCTTCGTCCGGGGACGCGTCACGCCCCCCGGGGCGGGGGAGCAGGCCGCGGACGCCGCCACCGGCGGTGACGCCTCTGCCGGTGACCCGTCCGCACGGGACCGGGACGAGGTGGCGGCACGGACGCAGGGCTCCACCCCCGCGGAGCACGCGCGCGTGGAGGTGCCCCGGCTGCGCATGGCCCGCAGCCGCACCGCCTGGGCCCTGGCCGTCTTCTTCGGCCTCCAGGCCACCGCCGCCTACATCACGATGGGCTGGATGGCACAGATCTTCCGGGACGCCGGTGTCCCCGCCGGCACCGCGGGCCTGCTGCTGGCGGTCACCATGGTGATGGGCGTGCCCCTGGCCTTCGTCATACCCCGCCTGGCCACCCGGCTGCCCCACCAGGGCCCGATCGTGCTCGCCCTGGGCGTCTGCGGCCTCGTCGGCTACGCCGGGCTGTACCTCGCACCCGCCGCCGGCGCCTGGGCCTGGGCCGTGCTGCTCGGCGTCGCCAACTGCGCCTTCCCGCTCGCCCTGACCATGGTCGGCATGCGGGCCAGGACCGGCCCCGGGGTCGCCCAGCTGTCGGCGTTCGCGCAGAGCACCGGCTACCTCATCTCCATCCCCGGCCCGCTCCTGGTGGGCGTCCTCTACCAGCACAGCGGCGGCTGGGGCCTGCCGATCGCGCTGATGAGCGCCCTGATGATCCCGCAGATGGTCGTCGGCTTCCTGGCCGGACGCGACCGCACCGTGGAGGACGAGGCCGCCCGCTGA
- a CDS encoding FadR/GntR family transcriptional regulator: protein MPLSHPRRSALSEQVIAALRAQITSGEWPVGSRIPTEPELVEQLGVARNTVREAVRALSHNGLLDIRQGSGTYVVATSELAGVMQRRFAEADPRHIAELRSTLESAAARLAAERRTEKDLKQLDALLLRREEAWESGDKEAFVTADATFHLAVVSASHNDVMTAMYADLGEVLRDWLREDVGEELTPETHMDHGRLLEAVRAGEADMAAAEAARYPFLCRLGGVTSPTDD from the coding sequence ATGCCCTTGAGCCATCCCCGCCGCTCGGCCCTGTCCGAGCAGGTCATCGCCGCGCTGCGGGCCCAGATCACCTCGGGCGAGTGGCCGGTCGGCTCCCGGATCCCGACCGAGCCGGAACTGGTCGAGCAGCTGGGCGTCGCCCGCAACACGGTCCGTGAGGCCGTCCGTGCCCTGTCACACAACGGCCTGCTGGACATCCGCCAGGGTTCCGGCACGTACGTCGTGGCGACGAGCGAGCTGGCCGGCGTGATGCAGCGGCGGTTCGCCGAGGCCGACCCCCGGCACATCGCCGAGCTGCGCTCCACGCTGGAGTCGGCCGCCGCACGGCTGGCCGCCGAGCGGCGTACGGAGAAGGACCTCAAGCAGCTCGACGCGCTGCTGCTGCGGCGCGAGGAGGCCTGGGAGTCGGGCGACAAGGAGGCGTTCGTGACCGCGGACGCGACGTTCCACCTGGCCGTGGTCTCCGCGTCCCACAACGACGTGATGACGGCCATGTACGCGGACCTGGGCGAGGTGCTGCGGGACTGGCTGCGCGAGGACGTCGGCGAGGAGCTGACGCCGGAGACGCACATGGACCACGGGCGGCTGCTGGAGGCGGTCCGCGCGGGCGAGGCGGACATGGCCGCGGCGGAGGCGGCCCGCTACCCGTTCCTGTGCCGGCTGGGCGGCGTCACCTCCCCCACCGACGACTGA
- the fabI gene encoding enoyl-ACP reductase FabI, with translation MSGILEGKRILITGVLTESSIAFHTAKLAQEQGAEIILTAFPRPTLTERIAKKLPKPTKVIELDVTNDEHLGRLADIVGEELGGLDGVVHSIGFAPQDALGGNFLNTPFESVATAMHVSAYSLKSLTMACLPLMQNGGSVVGLTFDAQFAWPQYDWMGPAKAALEATSRYMARDLGKQNIRCNLVSAGPLGSMAAKSIPGFSELASVWDDRSPLEWDLKDPEPAGRGVVALLSDWFPKTTGEIVHVDGGLHAIGA, from the coding sequence ATGAGCGGAATTCTCGAGGGCAAGCGCATCCTGATCACGGGTGTGCTGACGGAGTCCTCCATCGCCTTCCACACCGCCAAGCTGGCCCAGGAGCAGGGCGCCGAGATCATCCTCACGGCGTTCCCGCGGCCCACACTGACCGAGCGCATCGCCAAGAAGCTCCCGAAGCCCACCAAGGTCATCGAGCTGGACGTCACCAACGACGAGCACCTCGGGCGGCTCGCCGACATCGTCGGCGAGGAGCTCGGCGGCCTCGACGGCGTCGTGCACTCCATCGGCTTCGCCCCGCAGGACGCGCTGGGCGGCAACTTCCTCAACACGCCGTTCGAGTCGGTCGCCACGGCCATGCACGTCTCGGCGTACTCCCTGAAGTCGCTCACCATGGCCTGCCTGCCGCTGATGCAGAACGGCGGCTCCGTCGTCGGTCTGACGTTCGACGCGCAGTTCGCCTGGCCGCAGTACGACTGGATGGGCCCGGCCAAGGCCGCCCTGGAGGCCACCAGCCGCTACATGGCCCGCGACCTGGGCAAGCAGAACATCCGCTGCAACCTGGTCTCGGCCGGTCCGCTCGGCTCCATGGCCGCCAAGTCCATCCCGGGCTTCAGCGAGCTGGCCTCCGTGTGGGACGACCGCTCCCCGCTGGAGTGGGACCTGAAGGACCCCGAGCCGGCCGGGCGCGGTGTCGTCGCCCTGCTGAGCGACTGGTTCCCCAAGACCACGGGCGAGATCGTCCATGTGGACGGCGGTCTGCACGCCATCGGAGCCTGA
- the fabG gene encoding 3-oxoacyl-[acyl-carrier-protein] reductase, which produces MSRSVLVTGGNRGIGLAIARAFADAGDKVAITYRSGEPPAGFLAVKCDITDTEQVEQAYKEIEEAHGPVEVLVANAGITKDQLLMRMSEEDFTSVIDTNLTGTFRVVKRANRGMLRAKKGRVVLISSVVGLYGGPGQSNYAASKAALVGFARSLARELGSRNLTFNVVAPGFVDTDMTKALTDEQRENIVKQVPLGRYAQPEEIAATVRFLASDDASYITGAVIPVDGGLGMGH; this is translated from the coding sequence TTGAGCCGCTCGGTTCTCGTCACCGGAGGCAACCGGGGCATCGGCCTCGCCATCGCCCGCGCTTTCGCCGATGCCGGCGACAAGGTCGCCATCACGTACCGCTCGGGTGAGCCGCCGGCCGGCTTCTTGGCCGTCAAGTGCGACATCACCGACACCGAGCAGGTGGAGCAGGCCTACAAGGAGATCGAGGAGGCCCACGGCCCCGTCGAGGTCCTCGTCGCCAACGCCGGCATCACCAAGGACCAGCTCCTGATGCGCATGTCCGAGGAGGACTTCACCTCGGTCATCGACACCAACCTCACCGGCACCTTCCGCGTCGTCAAGCGCGCCAACCGCGGCATGCTGCGCGCCAAGAAGGGCCGCGTGGTGCTCATCTCGTCGGTCGTCGGTCTGTACGGCGGCCCCGGCCAGTCGAACTACGCCGCCTCCAAGGCCGCCCTGGTCGGCTTCGCGCGCTCCCTCGCCCGTGAGCTGGGCTCGCGCAACCTCACCTTCAACGTCGTCGCGCCCGGCTTCGTCGACACCGACATGACCAAGGCGCTCACCGACGAGCAGCGCGAGAACATCGTGAAGCAGGTCCCGCTCGGCCGGTACGCGCAGCCGGAGGAGATCGCCGCGACGGTGCGGTTCCTCGCCTCGGACGACGCCTCGTACATCACTGGAGCCGTCATCCCCGTTGACGGCGGACTGGGAATGGGTCACTGA
- a CDS encoding TldD/PmbA family protein — MPHTIDEAFTALPLRALADAALARARALGAEHADFRFERVRGASWRFRDAKPAGSSDTTDLGYAVRVVHGGTWGFASGVDLTMDAAARVAGQAVAMAKLSAQVIRAAGSDVGAPPTPFGQWGRVELADEPVHAEKTWISSYETDPFSVPDEEKAGLIAEWSARLLAADGVDHVDSSLLTVHENKFYADTAGTVTTQQRVRLHPVFNAVSVDESSGEFDSMRTLAPPVGRGWEYLTGTGWDWAGELERIPELLAEKMRAPSVEPGLYDLVVDPSNLWLTIHESIGHATELDRALGYEAAYAGTSFATFDQLGKLRYGSELMNVTGDRTAEHGLATIGYDDEGVQGQSWDLVKDGTLVGYQLDRRIAKLTGFERSNGCAYADSPGHVPVQRMANVSLRPDPAGMSTEDLIGGVERGIYVVGDRSWSIDMQRYNFQFTGQRFYRIENGRLAGQLRDVAYQATTTDFWGSMSAVGGPQTYVLGGAFNCGKAQPGQVAAVSHGCPSALFKGVNILNTTQEAGR; from the coding sequence GTGCCTCATACCATCGACGAGGCCTTCACGGCCCTCCCCCTACGCGCCCTCGCCGACGCGGCCCTCGCACGCGCGCGTGCGCTGGGCGCCGAGCACGCGGACTTCCGGTTCGAGCGGGTGCGGGGCGCCTCCTGGCGGTTCCGGGACGCCAAGCCCGCCGGGTCGTCGGACACCACCGACCTCGGGTACGCGGTGCGGGTGGTGCACGGCGGTACGTGGGGTTTCGCGTCCGGCGTCGACCTCACCATGGACGCCGCCGCCCGGGTCGCCGGGCAGGCCGTGGCGATGGCCAAGCTGTCCGCCCAGGTGATCAGGGCGGCCGGGTCGGACGTGGGGGCACCTCCCACGCCTTTCGGGCAGTGGGGGAGGGTGGAGCTGGCCGACGAGCCGGTGCACGCCGAGAAGACCTGGATCTCGTCGTACGAGACCGACCCCTTCTCCGTGCCCGACGAGGAGAAGGCCGGGCTGATCGCGGAGTGGAGCGCCCGGCTGCTGGCGGCCGACGGCGTCGACCACGTCGACTCCTCCCTGCTCACGGTCCACGAGAACAAGTTCTACGCCGACACCGCGGGGACGGTGACCACCCAGCAGCGGGTGCGGCTGCACCCGGTGTTCAACGCCGTGTCGGTGGACGAGTCGAGCGGCGAGTTCGACTCCATGCGCACCCTCGCGCCGCCGGTGGGACGCGGCTGGGAGTACCTGACGGGCACCGGCTGGGACTGGGCGGGCGAGCTGGAGCGGATCCCGGAGCTGCTCGCCGAGAAGATGCGGGCGCCGAGCGTGGAGCCGGGCCTGTACGACCTGGTCGTCGACCCGTCCAACCTGTGGCTGACCATCCACGAGTCCATCGGGCACGCCACCGAGCTCGACCGGGCGCTCGGCTACGAGGCCGCGTACGCCGGCACCTCCTTCGCCACCTTCGACCAGCTCGGCAAGCTGCGCTACGGCTCGGAGCTGATGAACGTCACCGGCGACCGCACCGCCGAGCACGGCCTGGCCACCATCGGCTACGACGACGAGGGCGTCCAGGGCCAGTCCTGGGACCTGGTCAAGGACGGCACGCTCGTCGGCTACCAGCTGGACCGGCGGATCGCGAAGCTGACCGGCTTCGAGCGGTCCAACGGCTGCGCCTACGCCGACTCCCCCGGGCACGTGCCGGTGCAGCGCATGGCGAACGTGTCGTTGCGGCCGGACCCGGCCGGGATGTCGACCGAGGACCTGATCGGGGGCGTGGAGCGCGGCATCTATGTCGTCGGCGACCGGTCCTGGTCGATCGACATGCAGCGCTACAACTTCCAGTTCACCGGTCAGCGCTTCTACCGCATCGAGAACGGGCGGCTCGCCGGTCAGCTGCGCGATGTCGCCTACCAGGCGACGACCACCGACTTCTGGGGCTCGATGTCCGCGGTGGGCGGGCCGCAGACCTATGTGCTCGGCGGCGCCTTCAACTGCGGCAAGGCCCAGCCGGGGCAGGTCGCGGCCGTCTCGCACGGCTGCCCGTCGGCCCTGTTCAAGGGCGTCAACATTCTGAACACGACCCAGGAGGCCGGTCGATGA
- a CDS encoding metallopeptidase TldD-related protein, translated as MSARSSKPHEVVERALELSRADGCVVIADEQSTANLRWAGNALTTNGVTRGRTLTVVATVDGKEGTASGVVSRSAVTADELEPLVRAAEAAARGAGPAEDAQPLVTGVPQAPEFTEAPVETSSAVFADFAPALGEAFARARAGGRELYGFANHELVSTYVGTSTGLRLRHDQPNGTLELNAKSPDRTRSAWAGRSTRDFKDVDPAALDAELAVRLGWAERRVELPAGRYETLLPPTAVADLLIYLMWSASGRDAVEGRTVFSKPGGGTRVGEKLTDLPLTLRSDPNEPGLESAPFVIAHSSGGDQSVFDNGLPLAATEWMREGELRHLTTSRHSAALTGLPVAPGIDNIILDGGEDRSLEEMVARTERGLLLTCLWYIREVDPASLLLTGLTRDGVYLVENGEVTGEVNNFRFNESPVGVLGRATEAGRTEKTLPREWSDWFTRAAMPALRVPDFNMSSVSQGV; from the coding sequence ATGAGCGCGCGTTCCAGCAAGCCGCACGAGGTCGTCGAGCGGGCCCTCGAACTGTCCCGGGCCGACGGCTGTGTCGTCATCGCCGACGAGCAGTCCACCGCGAACCTGCGCTGGGCGGGCAACGCGCTGACCACGAACGGCGTCACCCGTGGGCGCACGCTCACCGTCGTCGCCACGGTCGACGGCAAGGAGGGCACGGCCTCGGGGGTCGTGTCGCGGTCCGCCGTGACCGCCGACGAGCTGGAGCCGCTGGTGCGGGCCGCCGAGGCCGCCGCGCGCGGCGCCGGGCCCGCCGAGGACGCGCAGCCGCTGGTCACGGGCGTGCCGCAGGCGCCGGAGTTCACGGAGGCGCCCGTCGAGACCTCCTCCGCCGTGTTCGCGGACTTCGCTCCCGCCCTCGGCGAGGCCTTCGCACGCGCGCGTGCGGGCGGCCGCGAGCTGTACGGCTTCGCCAACCACGAGCTGGTGTCCACGTACGTCGGCACGTCCACCGGGCTGCGGCTGCGGCACGACCAGCCGAACGGGACGCTGGAGCTGAACGCCAAGTCACCGGACCGGACCCGGTCCGCGTGGGCCGGGCGCTCCACCCGGGACTTCAAGGACGTCGACCCGGCGGCCCTGGACGCGGAGCTGGCCGTGCGCCTGGGGTGGGCCGAGCGGCGGGTGGAGCTGCCCGCGGGGCGGTACGAGACGCTGCTGCCGCCGACGGCCGTGGCGGACCTGCTGATCTACCTGATGTGGTCGGCGTCGGGCCGGGACGCGGTCGAGGGCCGCACGGTGTTCTCCAAGCCGGGCGGGGGCACGCGGGTCGGCGAGAAGCTGACCGACCTGCCGCTGACCCTGCGCAGCGACCCGAACGAGCCGGGCCTGGAGTCGGCGCCCTTCGTGATCGCGCACTCCTCCGGGGGCGACCAGTCGGTGTTCGACAACGGACTGCCGCTGGCGGCCACCGAGTGGATGCGCGAGGGCGAGCTGCGGCATCTGACGACCAGCAGGCACAGCGCGGCCCTGACCGGCCTGCCGGTGGCCCCGGGGATCGACAACATCATCCTGGACGGGGGTGAGGACCGCTCCCTGGAGGAGATGGTCGCGCGTACCGAGCGGGGGCTGCTGCTGACCTGCCTGTGGTACATCCGCGAGGTCGACCCGGCGTCGCTGCTGCTCACCGGTCTGACCCGGGACGGCGTCTACCTGGTCGAGAACGGCGAGGTGACGGGTGAGGTGAACAACTTCCGGTTCAACGAGTCGCCGGTCGGGGTGCTGGGCCGGGCCACGGAGGCGGGGCGGACCGAGAAGACGCTGCCGCGGGAATGGAGCGACTGGTTCACCAGGGCCGCGATGCCGGCCCTGCGGGTGCCCGACTTCAATATGAGCTCTGTCAGCCAGGGCGTATAA
- the tyrS gene encoding tyrosine--tRNA ligase: MTDIVDELKWRGLFALSTDEDALRKALADGPVTFYCGFDPTAPSLHVGHLVQVLTVRRLQQAGHRPLALVGGATGLIGDPRPTAERTLNDPETVTGWVAKLRAQIEPFLDFEGENAAVMVNNLDWTENLSAIEFLRDIGKHFRVNKMLTKDSVARRLESSEGISYTEFSYQLLQGMDFLQLYRRYGCTLQQGGSDQWGNLTAGLDLIHRLEPDATVHALATPLMTKADGTKFGKTEGGAVWLDPEMTTPYAFYQFWLNVDDRDVSRYMRILSFRSREELEELERQTEERPQARAAQRALAEELTTLVHGADQTAAVIAASKALFGQGELAELDERTLAAALSEVPHIQVAELGPAVDLFAEVGLVASKSAARRTVKEGGAYVNNVKVAGEDAVPAKEDLLHGRWLVLRRGKKNLAAVEVTGG; encoded by the coding sequence GTGACGGACATCGTCGACGAGCTGAAGTGGCGCGGGCTGTTCGCCCTGTCCACTGACGAGGACGCTTTGCGCAAGGCGCTCGCGGACGGTCCCGTCACGTTCTATTGCGGTTTCGACCCGACGGCGCCGTCGCTGCACGTGGGGCACCTGGTGCAGGTGCTCACCGTGCGCCGGCTCCAGCAGGCCGGTCACCGGCCGCTGGCGCTGGTCGGCGGTGCCACGGGCCTGATCGGCGACCCCCGCCCGACCGCGGAGCGCACGCTGAACGACCCGGAGACGGTCACCGGCTGGGTCGCCAAGCTGCGCGCCCAGATCGAGCCGTTCCTGGACTTCGAGGGCGAGAACGCGGCCGTCATGGTCAACAACCTCGACTGGACGGAGAACCTCTCCGCGATCGAGTTCCTCCGTGACATCGGCAAGCACTTCCGCGTCAACAAGATGCTGACGAAGGACTCCGTGGCCCGGCGCCTGGAGTCCTCCGAGGGCATCAGCTACACGGAGTTCAGCTACCAGCTGCTGCAGGGCATGGACTTCCTCCAGCTGTACCGGCGCTACGGCTGCACGCTGCAGCAGGGCGGCAGCGACCAGTGGGGCAACCTCACGGCGGGCCTGGACCTGATCCACCGCCTGGAGCCGGACGCCACCGTGCACGCGCTGGCGACGCCGCTGATGACGAAGGCGGACGGCACCAAGTTCGGCAAGACCGAGGGCGGCGCCGTCTGGCTGGATCCGGAGATGACGACGCCGTACGCGTTCTACCAGTTCTGGCTGAACGTGGACGACCGGGACGTCTCCCGCTACATGCGCATCCTGTCCTTCCGCTCCCGGGAGGAGCTGGAGGAGCTGGAGCGGCAGACCGAGGAGCGTCCGCAGGCCAGGGCCGCGCAGCGCGCGCTGGCCGAGGAGCTGACGACGCTGGTGCACGGCGCCGACCAGACGGCCGCCGTGATCGCCGCGTCCAAGGCCCTCTTCGGCCAGGGCGAGCTGGCGGAGCTGGACGAGCGGACGCTGGCCGCGGCCCTGTCGGAGGTGCCGCACATCCAGGTCGCCGAGCTCGGCCCGGCCGTGGACCTCTTCGCCGAGGTCGGCCTGGTGGCCAGCAAGTCGGCCGCGCGGCGCACGGTCAAGGAGGGCGGCGCCTACGTGAACAACGTCAAGGTCGCCGGCGAGGACGCCGTCCCCGCCAAGGAGGACCTGCTGCACGGCCGCTGGCTGGTGCTGCGCCGGGGCAAGAAGAACCTGGCCGCGGTCGAGGTCACGGGCGGCTGA
- a CDS encoding GlsB/YeaQ/YmgE family stress response membrane protein: MGWLWAIIVGLVLGLIAKAIIPGKQHLPLWLTVILGMIGGIAGNAIARAAGVDATSGIDWWRHVFQLVMAIILVGLGDRAWAAARTGRRSA, from the coding sequence ATGGGCTGGTTGTGGGCGATCATCGTAGGACTGGTACTCGGCCTGATCGCCAAGGCGATCATTCCGGGCAAGCAACACCTTCCCCTGTGGCTGACCGTGATCCTGGGCATGATCGGCGGCATCGCCGGCAACGCCATCGCCCGGGCGGCCGGCGTCGACGCCACATCGGGGATCGACTGGTGGCGGCACGTCTTCCAGCTGGTGATGGCGATCATCCTGGTCGGTCTGGGCGACCGGGCCTGGGCGGCGGCCAGGACAGGCAGACGCAGTGCGTAA
- a CDS encoding DUF3099 domain-containing protein, whose product MRKRHGGGNVQVFRITGARTGLQEDVRGRQRRYVISMTVRTISVILAATLWNVERHVAIVALVLGLVLPYIAVVIANAGRENAPSLPSTYVVSQPRPMIPPSGSGDGPADSVPEEAASGPVPGAGSESHER is encoded by the coding sequence ATGCGGAAGCGGCATGGCGGCGGCAACGTCCAGGTATTCCGGATCACCGGCGCCCGGACGGGACTCCAGGAGGACGTACGCGGGCGGCAGCGCCGGTACGTGATCTCGATGACGGTCCGCACGATCTCCGTGATCCTCGCGGCCACGTTGTGGAACGTCGAACGGCACGTCGCCATCGTGGCGTTGGTGCTCGGGCTGGTGCTGCCGTACATCGCGGTGGTGATCGCGAACGCGGGGCGCGAGAACGCGCCGTCTCTGCCGTCGACGTACGTCGTGTCGCAGCCGCGTCCGATGATCCCGCCGTCGGGTTCCGGTGACGGGCCGGCGGATTCCGTCCCGGAAGAGGCCGCGTCCGGGCCGGTGCCGGGTGCGGGGAGCGAATCGCACGAGCGGTAG